The following is a genomic window from Halobacterium sp. R2-5.
GAAGTTCTTCGAACACGATCTGACCCCCGTGTTCGTCTGGGACGGCGGCGTCACCGAGCTCAAGGACGACGAAGTGGAGGCGCGCCGCGAGCAGCGCGAGCGCTACGAGGAGCAACTGGAGGAGGCCCGCGAGGCCGGCGACGGCATCGAAGCCGCGCGGCTGGAAGCCCGCACCCAGCGGCTCACCGACACCATCCACGAGACGTCCCGCGAGCTGTTCGACCTGCTCGGCGTCCCGCAGATCGAGGCGCCCGCGGAGGGCGAGGCGCAGGCCGCGTACATGGCGCGCGTCGACGGCGACGTCGACTACGCGGGCAGCGACGACTACGACTGCCTGCTGCTCGGGTCGCCGCTGACGCTCCGCCAGCTCACGAGCAAGGGCGACCCCGAGCGCATGGACTTCGAGGCGACCCTGGAGAAACACGACCTGACCTGGGAGCAGCTCGTCGACGTCGGCATCCTCTGCGGCACCGACTTCAACGACGGCCTCACCGGGTTCGGACCGAAGACCGCGCTGAAAGCCGTCCGCGAGCACGGCGACCTCTGGGGCGTCCTCGACGCCGAGGGCGAGCACGTCGAGTTCGCCGACCGCATCCGCGGGCTGTTCTTGAACCCGGACGTGACCGACGACTACGACCTCGACCTCGACCGCTCGCCGGACGTCGACGCCGCCCGCGAGTACGTCACCGAAGAGTGGGGGGTCGACGCCGACGAACTGGAGCGCGGCTTCTCCCGCATCGAGGACGGCGCCGCGCAGACCGGCCTCGACCAGTGGACCTGATACCGCGGGCTTTTCTCGTCGGCTCACCCAACGAGGGGTATGGACCTGACGTTCGCGGACATCGAAGCCATCATCGAGGAGGAGATTCCGGACGCCGAGGCGACGGTCACGCGGATGCGCGGCGAGCACGACGACGACCACCTCGCCGCCACCGTCGTCTCGCCCGCGTTCGAGGGCGAGCGCCTCGTCCAGCAGCACGAGTTCGTCTACGACGCCCTCGACGAGCACATGACCGAGGAGATTCACGCGCTGGAGCTGTCGACGTACACGCCCGAGGAGTACGCCGAGCGGTCGGAGTGAGCGGACGGATGCGAAGGAATTAGTGGGGCGTCGTCGAATCTCTGACTCGGATATGAGTACTGGTTCTGACGAGCTCGCCGCCGAGTACGTCCCGAAGCTCCGGCGGAACCTCGAAGACGTCGTCCTCGACTTCTGGCTGCCGCGGTGTCTCGACGAGGACCACGGCGGCTACCTCCTGAGCTACGACGCCGAGGGTGAGTTCGCGGGCAACGACCACAAGATGATCGTGACGCAGTCCCGGATGGTGTGGCTGTTCTCGCGGCTCTCCCGGTCCGACGTCGTCGACGCCGACTACATCGAGGAGGCCGAACTGGGCTACGAGTTCCTGCGCGACGAGATGCGCGACGACGAACACGGCGGCTACTACTGGGAGGTCGACCGCTCGGGCGAGGTGCTGAAGCCCCGCAAACACCTCTACGGCCAGTCGTTCGCCCTCTACGGGCTCTCGGAGTACTACCGCGCGACCGGCGACGAGGAGGCCCGCGAGCTCGCCGTCGACCTCTTCGAGACCATCGACGACGCCGGGAAGGACCACGAGAACGGCGGCTACCGGGAGTACTTCGAGGCCGACTGGGAGCAGGTCACGGAGGGGACGACGTACCTCGCGAACATCGAGCCGGACTGGTCGCCCAAAGAGTCCGGCGAGTCGGTGCTGGACCCGACGCTGAAGCTGATGAACACCCACCTCCACCTGCTGGAGGCGTTCACCACCTTCCACCGCGCGACCGGCCACGACACCGCCCGCGAGCGCCTCCACGAACTCCTGGACGTGCTCACGAACACCGTCGTCCGCAAGGACTTGACGGCGTGCACGGACAAGTACGACCCCGACTGGACGCCGCGGCTGGACGACGAGGACTTCCGCGTCGTCTCCTACGGCCACGACCTCGAATCGGTCTGGCTGACGATAGAGGCCGCGGACGCCCTGGACGTCTCCACGCGGCTGTTCACGGACCTCTACGAGGAGCTGTTCGAGTTCTCCCTCGCCCACGGCTACGACGACGACCGCGGCGGCTTCTACTTCTTCGGCCCGCTCGACGGCGACGCCACGAACCGCATCAAGGCGTGGTGGGTGCAGGCCGAGTGCATGACCGCCGCGCTCCGGATGTACGAGCACACGGGCGACGAGACGTACCGCGACGTGTTCGCGGAGACCTACGACTTCGTCGAGGACTACCACGTCGACGACGAGCACGGCGAGTGGCACTCCGGGGTCGACGACGACCTGAACCCGGTCGGCCGGAAGGGCGCGATGTACAAGGGCGCGTACCACAACGGCCGCGCGCTCCTGGAGTGCATCGAGACCCTGGAATCCCTATAAGTCGCCGGCGACGTCCGGGAGCGCGCGACTGACGCCGCGCGCCCAGAACGCCACCGCGACCAGTTCCGCGTAGAACGCCACGAAGAACCCGACCGCGATTGCGGTGGTGAAGCCCGCGACGACGAGCAGCAGGCCGCCCGCGACGAGGCCGACGGTGACGTCGTAGAAGTACGCGGCGTGGGTCGCCGCGCGCGTCAGCACGTCCACGTCGACGGCGCCCCGGAGCTGACCGGTCGCGAGGTAGTTCGCGAGCGCAGCGGGCAGCAGGTAGAAGAACGCCACCGCGAGCAGCAGCGACGTCGTCGACCCGAGCACGAACCCCACGGACGTGCCGATGGTCACGTCTCCCGGGGACAGCGAGAGCTGCGAGACGCCCGCGACGGTCACGACTAACACCACGGCCGCGGGCAGCAGGAACGCCGCAACGACGGTGGCGCCGCCGACGCCCGTCCGGACGATGCGGCGGACGTCAGCGAACGCCGGCAGAACGTCGTAGCGGTCGTCGCTGCCTCGGCTCGCGGTCTCGCCGAACACGACGAGGAGGTAGCCGAGCGCGACGACCAGCGGCACGACGGGGACGTAGACGCTCAAGAGGTGGAGGCCGCCGCCGGCGAGTAGCGCGTCGACGCGTCGCTCGCCGCGGAACGGGTACGAGAGGGGCGCCGGAACCATCCTGTTCGGTCGAATCCACCGGGAACGCAAGTGCGTTCCGGGACGCCGCTACAGGACGGGCTCGACGTCCTCGGCGGTGTCCAGCGAGCGGTTCAGCACCGCCTCGCCGGAGCGCGCGTCGAAGAAGTGAATCGCCTCCGGCGGGAACAGCGCGGTCACGGTGTCGCCCGCCTCGACGCGGCGCAGGCCCTCGATGGTCGCGGTGAACGTCTCGGGCTGCTCGTAGTCCGCGTCGAAGGTCATGTGGACGTAGTTCTCGTCGCCCTTCGGCTCGACGACGTCGACGGTGACCTCGTAGGCGTGGGCCTCGTCGGCGTCGCCGCCGACCTCGATGTCCTCGGGGCGGACGCCGAAGACGATGCGGTCGTGGCCGCCGACGGCGTCGAGGTGGCGCTCGGAGAGCGCGTACTCGAACTGGTCGGCGACGAACCGGCCGTCCTCGACGCGGCCC
Proteins encoded in this region:
- the fen gene encoding flap endonuclease-1; the protein is MGNADLRQLAVIEEVPFAELQGDVVAVDAHNWLYKYLTTTVQWTREDVYTTSDGTEVANLVGIVQGLPKFFEHDLTPVFVWDGGVTELKDDEVEARREQRERYEEQLEEAREAGDGIEAARLEARTQRLTDTIHETSRELFDLLGVPQIEAPAEGEAQAAYMARVDGDVDYAGSDDYDCLLLGSPLTLRQLTSKGDPERMDFEATLEKHDLTWEQLVDVGILCGTDFNDGLTGFGPKTALKAVREHGDLWGVLDAEGEHVEFADRIRGLFLNPDVTDDYDLDLDRSPDVDAAREYVTEEWGVDADELERGFSRIEDGAAQTGLDQWT
- a CDS encoding BolA family protein, encoding MTFADIEAIIEEEIPDAEATVTRMRGEHDDDHLAATVVSPAFEGERLVQQHEFVYDALDEHMTEEIHALELSTYTPEEYAERSE
- a CDS encoding AGE family epimerase/isomerase, which produces MSTGSDELAAEYVPKLRRNLEDVVLDFWLPRCLDEDHGGYLLSYDAEGEFAGNDHKMIVTQSRMVWLFSRLSRSDVVDADYIEEAELGYEFLRDEMRDDEHGGYYWEVDRSGEVLKPRKHLYGQSFALYGLSEYYRATGDEEARELAVDLFETIDDAGKDHENGGYREYFEADWEQVTEGTTYLANIEPDWSPKESGESVLDPTLKLMNTHLHLLEAFTTFHRATGHDTARERLHELLDVLTNTVVRKDLTACTDKYDPDWTPRLDDEDFRVVSYGHDLESVWLTIEAADALDVSTRLFTDLYEELFEFSLAHGYDDDRGGFYFFGPLDGDATNRIKAWWVQAECMTAALRMYEHTGDETYRDVFAETYDFVEDYHVDDEHGEWHSGVDDDLNPVGRKGAMYKGAYHNGRALLECIETLESL
- a CDS encoding DUF4013 domain-containing protein, translated to MVPAPLSYPFRGERRVDALLAGGGLHLLSVYVPVVPLVVALGYLLVVFGETASRGSDDRYDVLPAFADVRRIVRTGVGGATVVAAFLLPAAVVLVVTVAGVSQLSLSPGDVTIGTSVGFVLGSTTSLLLAVAFFYLLPAALANYLATGQLRGAVDVDVLTRAATHAAYFYDVTVGLVAGGLLLVVAGFTTAIAVGFFVAFYAELVAVAFWARGVSRALPDVAGDL